A region from the Halobacillus mangrovi genome encodes:
- a CDS encoding 3-hydroxybutyryl-CoA dehydrogenase, whose translation MTINQVMVIGAGQMGAGIAQVFAQSGLNVKLNDLQQEALDKGLNGIEKRFNRAVEKGKMSEEEKQTALGHLSGTTNLKDASDCDLVIEAVVENMDIKTKVFKSLDEITPGHAILATNTSSLPITEIAAATERPSQVIGMHFMNPVPVMKLVEIIRAIQTSDETFQAIEDMAKKLNKSPVEVEDFPGFVSNRILMPMINEAIYTVHEGVASPEDVDTVMKLGMNHPMGPLTLADFIGLDTCLYIMEVLYEGFGDSKYRPCPLLRKYVKAGWLGKKSGRGFYSYE comes from the coding sequence ATGACAATCAACCAAGTGATGGTTATTGGAGCAGGACAAATGGGAGCTGGAATAGCTCAGGTCTTTGCTCAATCTGGCCTTAATGTAAAATTGAACGATCTACAACAGGAAGCACTGGATAAAGGATTGAACGGAATCGAAAAACGATTCAATCGTGCGGTTGAAAAAGGAAAAATGTCCGAGGAAGAAAAACAGACGGCGCTTGGACATTTATCTGGAACAACGAATCTTAAAGATGCGTCTGACTGTGACCTTGTTATTGAAGCTGTCGTTGAAAATATGGACATTAAAACAAAAGTGTTTAAAAGCCTGGATGAAATTACACCTGGCCATGCCATTCTTGCGACAAACACATCGTCCCTTCCAATTACTGAGATTGCGGCTGCAACAGAACGGCCTTCACAAGTGATCGGCATGCATTTTATGAACCCTGTGCCTGTCATGAAGCTAGTTGAAATCATCCGTGCAATCCAGACAAGTGATGAGACCTTCCAGGCGATTGAAGATATGGCGAAAAAGTTGAATAAGTCACCGGTAGAAGTTGAAGATTTCCCAGGGTTTGTTTCTAATAGAATACTGATGCCGATGATTAATGAAGCGATCTACACCGTTCATGAAGGGGTTGCTTCTCCAGAGGACGTTGATACGGTTATGAAGCTCGGGATGAATCATCCAATGGGGCCGCTCACTTTAGCTGATTTCATTGGACTTGATACATGCTTATATATCATGGAAGTTCTTTATGAAGGTTTCGGAGACAGCAAATACCGCCCTTGTCCGCTGCTGCGTAAATACGTTAAAGCCGGCTGGCTCGGTAAGAAGTCAGGGCGAGGATTCTACAGCTACGAATAA
- a CDS encoding acyl-CoA dehydrogenase gives MHLQFTDEQQMMRKMVRDFAEKEVAPAVERMEREDRFPKELLPKMGELGLMGIPIPEKYGGAEMDYTSYIIAIHELSKVSGTLGVILSVHTSVGTNPILYFGTEEQKQKYIPKLASGEYLGAFALTEPSAGSDASSLKTRAKKRDNHYILNGSKVFITNGGEADTFIVFARTNPDVPTGKGLSAFIVERDTPGFSIGKAEKKMGLHGSSTVSLNFDQCEVPASQLLGKEGEGYKIALSNLNMGRIGIAAQSLGIAEAALEHATAYAKERVQFGQPIAKLQGISFKLADMATAVEASKLLVYNAASMQQQGVKCGKEVSMAKLMASKTAVDTAIEAVQIHGGYGYTEDYAVERFFRDAKVCEIYEGTSEIQRIVVSNHLIRD, from the coding sequence ATGCACTTACAGTTTACGGATGAACAACAAATGATGCGGAAAATGGTGCGGGACTTTGCTGAAAAAGAGGTGGCTCCAGCTGTAGAGCGAATGGAGAGAGAAGACCGATTCCCTAAAGAACTGCTTCCAAAGATGGGAGAGCTTGGGCTAATGGGGATTCCCATTCCTGAAAAATACGGCGGGGCAGAGATGGATTATACTTCTTACATCATCGCCATTCATGAACTCTCTAAAGTTAGCGGGACCCTTGGTGTGATCCTGTCTGTGCACACGTCTGTTGGCACGAATCCGATTTTGTATTTCGGAACAGAGGAGCAGAAGCAGAAATATATTCCAAAGCTGGCTTCAGGCGAATACTTAGGAGCTTTCGCCCTCACAGAGCCAAGCGCCGGTTCTGATGCAAGCAGTTTGAAAACCCGAGCAAAAAAACGCGACAATCACTACATTCTGAACGGTTCAAAGGTATTTATCACAAACGGCGGTGAAGCAGATACGTTCATCGTATTTGCTAGAACAAACCCTGATGTTCCAACTGGAAAAGGGTTGAGTGCATTCATTGTGGAGAGGGATACTCCGGGGTTTTCGATTGGAAAAGCAGAGAAAAAAATGGGCTTGCATGGATCCAGCACGGTTTCCTTGAATTTTGATCAATGTGAAGTGCCAGCGTCTCAGCTTTTAGGGAAGGAAGGCGAAGGCTATAAAATTGCTCTATCCAACCTGAACATGGGCAGGATCGGAATCGCCGCGCAATCTCTCGGCATTGCAGAAGCAGCCCTTGAACATGCCACAGCTTACGCAAAAGAACGTGTCCAGTTCGGTCAGCCGATCGCGAAACTTCAAGGTATATCATTTAAGCTTGCTGACATGGCAACAGCCGTAGAAGCTTCCAAGCTGCTCGTATACAATGCAGCGTCTATGCAGCAACAAGGCGTGAAATGCGGCAAAGAAGTATCCATGGCTAAACTGATGGCATCTAAAACAGCTGTAGACACAGCAATCGAGGCGGTCCAAATTCACGGTGGTTATGGTTATACAGAAGATTATGCCGTTGAACGCTTCTTCAGAGATGCAAAGGTATGTGAAATTTATGAGGGAACAAGTGAGATCCAGCGAATTGTCGTTAGCAATCACTTGATCAGAGATTGA
- a CDS encoding acyl-CoA dehydrogenase, whose translation MNFTLTEEQEMLRKMVRDFAKNEVEPTAAERDEEERFDREIFDKMAELGLTGIPWPEEYGGIGSDFVSYVIAVEELSRVCASTGVTLSAHISLASWPIFKFGNEEQKKTYLSQLATGEKLGAYALSEPGAGSDVSSMRTQAKLDGDHYVLNGNKVWITNGGVADIYIVFAKTDPEAGSRGVSAFIVEKDTPGFTTGKKEKKLGIRSSPTTELIFEDCKVPKENLLGEEGQGFKIAMMTLDGGRNGIAAQAVGIAQGALDESVSYSKEREQFGKPIAKLQGISFKLADMATQIEASRLLTYQAAYLESEGLPYAKASAMAKLYAGDAAMKITTEAVQVHGGYGYTKDYPVERYMRDAKITQIYEGTQEIQRLVIGRMVTKD comes from the coding sequence ATGAATTTTACTTTAACAGAAGAACAAGAAATGCTGCGCAAAATGGTTCGCGACTTTGCTAAAAATGAAGTTGAACCTACTGCGGCTGAACGTGATGAAGAAGAAAGGTTCGATCGTGAAATTTTCGATAAGATGGCAGAGCTTGGATTAACAGGGATCCCTTGGCCGGAAGAATACGGCGGAATAGGTTCGGACTTCGTGAGCTATGTGATTGCGGTAGAAGAGCTGTCCCGTGTGTGTGCATCAACAGGGGTAACGCTATCAGCTCACATTTCTTTAGCCAGCTGGCCAATCTTTAAATTCGGCAATGAGGAGCAGAAGAAAACGTATCTTTCCCAACTGGCTACCGGAGAAAAGCTAGGCGCCTATGCTCTATCTGAGCCAGGCGCAGGCAGTGACGTTTCTTCTATGAGAACGCAAGCAAAACTCGATGGAGACCACTACGTGCTGAATGGAAACAAAGTTTGGATTACAAACGGTGGTGTCGCTGACATTTACATTGTTTTTGCTAAGACCGATCCAGAAGCAGGCAGTCGTGGCGTAAGTGCGTTTATCGTTGAAAAAGATACGCCAGGTTTCACGACAGGTAAGAAAGAAAAGAAACTAGGAATCCGTTCCTCTCCTACAACGGAATTGATTTTTGAAGATTGTAAAGTGCCAAAAGAAAACCTGCTTGGAGAAGAGGGGCAGGGATTCAAAATCGCTATGATGACCCTTGATGGTGGACGAAACGGAATCGCTGCACAAGCCGTTGGTATTGCTCAAGGAGCCTTAGATGAGTCTGTTTCTTATTCAAAAGAAAGAGAGCAATTCGGCAAACCAATCGCTAAACTGCAAGGAATCTCCTTTAAGCTTGCCGATATGGCTACACAAATCGAGGCTTCAAGACTATTAACCTATCAAGCTGCTTACTTAGAATCAGAAGGACTACCGTACGCCAAAGCTTCTGCGATGGCGAAGCTTTATGCCGGGGATGCAGCGATGAAGATAACAACAGAAGCCGTTCAAGTACACGGTGGGTATGGCTATACGAAAGATTATCCAGTTGAACGTTACATGCGTGACGCAAAAATCACCCAAATCTATGAAGGCACCCAAGAAATCCAACGCCTCGTCATAGGTAGGATGGTAACGAAGGATTAG
- the meaB gene encoding methylmalonyl Co-A mutase-associated GTPase MeaB, whose protein sequence is MHPLAERIQKQDMRALAKAITLVENDDEKKLELMSDIFSIKKKAHYIGITGSPGAGKSSLINRFLTYLRSLDLTVAVIAVDPTSPFSGGSLLGDRTRMNQHFMDPGIFIRSMATRGSLGGLARATKDAIRVCDAYGFDIVLVETVGVGQSELDIMKVVDTTGLVLTPNSGDVLQIFKAGIMEIADLFIINKADLPGVEKLKNTLEEYMMIAQPKGWQPPIIKTISTENEGMETFYEKVNAHQNYLYETDQGLKQRKQQLKLEVYELIREEIWREVKAEIEEDQEKQQVFQDPSADPYQLARSWFQEWMRKGE, encoded by the coding sequence ATGCATCCACTCGCTGAAAGGATTCAAAAACAGGATATGAGGGCTCTTGCCAAGGCCATCACATTAGTTGAAAACGACGATGAGAAAAAACTGGAACTGATGAGTGATATTTTTTCTATTAAGAAAAAAGCTCATTACATTGGTATTACCGGGTCACCTGGGGCGGGGAAAAGCTCCTTAATCAACAGGTTTCTTACTTATTTAAGAAGCCTGGATCTGACAGTCGCTGTCATTGCCGTTGATCCAACCAGTCCTTTCAGCGGAGGTTCTCTGCTTGGTGACCGCACTAGGATGAACCAGCACTTTATGGATCCTGGAATATTCATTCGCAGTATGGCTACAAGAGGTAGCTTAGGAGGTTTGGCAAGAGCCACTAAGGATGCGATTCGTGTCTGTGATGCCTATGGTTTTGACATCGTTCTTGTTGAAACAGTAGGCGTCGGGCAGTCAGAGCTCGATATTATGAAAGTTGTTGATACAACAGGTCTCGTTCTTACACCAAACAGTGGAGATGTCTTACAGATATTTAAAGCAGGGATTATGGAAATTGCTGATCTTTTCATTATTAATAAGGCGGATCTTCCTGGTGTAGAAAAGCTGAAGAACACATTAGAAGAATACATGATGATTGCTCAGCCTAAAGGCTGGCAGCCGCCGATCATTAAAACGATCTCCACAGAAAATGAAGGAATGGAGACGTTTTATGAAAAGGTGAATGCCCATCAGAATTACTTATACGAGACAGATCAAGGTCTTAAACAAAGAAAACAGCAATTAAAGTTGGAAGTCTACGAATTAATTCGAGAGGAAATTTGGCGTGAAGTGAAGGCAGAGATTGAAGAGGATCAAGAAAAACAGCAAGTGTTCCAAGATCCTAGTGCAGATCCTTATCAATTGGCCCGCTCCTGGTTTCAAGAATGGATGCGAAAAGGAGAATGA
- a CDS encoding TetR/AcrR family transcriptional regulator has product MAKNQVPSSIKDEMLVLKRRNQMVRGAVSLFIEKGFHKTTTREIAKASGFSIGTLYEYIRKKEDVLFLVCDSIYQRVKERMEASIDPNQASIQSLVHAIRSYFQLMDDMQDEVLVMYQEVKSLPRDAQDYVLQKERDMVAMLEQVILNSLSEKRSDHEIKLIANNIFVQGQMWGFRRWILQRTFTLESYTETQIQLLLEGLNETEKESSK; this is encoded by the coding sequence ATGGCCAAAAACCAAGTTCCTTCTTCAATAAAGGATGAAATGCTAGTTCTGAAGCGGCGTAACCAAATGGTTAGAGGCGCTGTATCACTTTTTATTGAAAAAGGTTTTCATAAGACGACTACAAGAGAAATTGCAAAAGCATCAGGTTTTAGTATTGGAACACTTTATGAATACATCCGTAAAAAAGAGGACGTGCTTTTTCTAGTCTGTGATTCGATCTACCAGCGAGTGAAAGAGAGAATGGAAGCCTCAATCGATCCTAACCAGGCAAGCATTCAAAGTCTTGTTCATGCGATTCGCTCGTATTTTCAGCTCATGGATGACATGCAAGATGAAGTGCTTGTCATGTATCAGGAAGTTAAATCTTTGCCCCGTGATGCACAGGACTATGTTTTGCAAAAAGAAAGAGATATGGTAGCGATGCTCGAACAAGTCATTCTCAACAGTCTTTCTGAAAAACGGTCAGATCACGAAATTAAACTGATCGCAAATAACATATTTGTCCAGGGCCAGATGTGGGGGTTCAGACGCTGGATCTTGCAGCGGACATTCACGCTTGAGTCTTATACAGAAACTCAAATTCAGCTGTTATTAGAAGGGTTAAACGAAACGGAAAAAGAAAGTTCTAAGTAA
- the icmF gene encoding fused isobutyryl-CoA mutase/GTPase IcmF translates to MEQPTVYQPKNPVRFVTASSLFDGHDASINIMRRILQSTGAEVIHLGHNRAVEDVVNAAIQEDAQGIAISSYQGGHVEYFKYMVDLLEQKGAGHIRVYGGGGGVIIPREIRELHEYGVARVFSPEDGRSLGLQGMINLMIEECDFLPPLNVEKSVAELSGGNHQAIARFITYVENTPKEEREAVAAFETAVKNTVDKKVPVLGITGTGGAGKSSLTDELIRRFINEIPDKKIAILSVDPTKKKTGGALLGDRIRMNAIFNPRVYMRSMATRDASSELSKSIEEAIQVVKAAGFDFIIVETSGIGQGDAAITDVTDLSMYVMTAEFGAPSQLEKIDMIDFADFIVINKFEQKGSEDAMNQVRKQYQRSHMLFHDDASKFPVFGTIASQFNDPGTNTLFAAIVDQLNERYSWQDQTSLERVDKVEKQNVIIPNERKQYLRDISLAVRNYHKKTEDQAEKARKLYQLKGTLEELTDEETKASIERLIEDYEKSIDREAKEKLEDWDGLHERYSGDTYTFKVRNKEITMDLTTESLSGLKIPKVALPNYSDWGDRLTWLLRENVPGAFPFTAGVFPFKRKGEDPKRQFAGEGTPERTNRRFHYLSEGDDAKRLSTAFDSVTLYGEDPDERPDIYGKVGESGVNICTLEDMKKLYDGFDLVDPTTSVSMTINGPAPIILAMFFNTAIDQQMNKFREENGREPNEEEAAQIKAETIHVVRGTVQADILKEDQGQNTCIFSTEFALRMMGDIQQYFIDHQVRNYYSVSISGYHIAEAGANPISQLAFTLANGFTYVEYYLSRGMDINKFAPNLSFFFSNGLDPEYTVMGRVARRIWAIVMKEKYGANERSQKLKYHIQTSGRSLHAQEIDFNDIRTTLQALIAIQDNCNSLHTNSYDEAITTPTEESVRRAMAIQMIISKEFGLTKNENSLQGSYIIRELTDLVEEAVLQEFERINDRGGVLGAMERQYQRGKIQEESLYYEGKKHSGELPIVGVNTYLNPNPPSEEQIDSMELARASKEEKEHQIAELRNFQEAHEDHAEEALERLKQVASGGGNIFEELMETVKVASLGQITNALYQVGGQYRRNM, encoded by the coding sequence ATGGAACAGCCGACGGTTTATCAACCGAAAAATCCCGTTCGATTCGTCACAGCTTCCAGTCTTTTTGATGGGCATGATGCTTCTATTAACATCATGCGCAGAATTTTACAATCGACTGGAGCGGAAGTGATTCACCTTGGTCACAATAGAGCAGTTGAAGACGTAGTCAATGCTGCCATTCAAGAAGATGCACAAGGTATTGCTATTTCTTCCTATCAGGGAGGACACGTCGAGTATTTCAAATACATGGTAGATTTATTGGAGCAAAAAGGTGCAGGTCATATCCGCGTGTATGGAGGCGGAGGTGGAGTGATTATCCCCAGGGAAATTAGAGAGCTTCATGAATATGGAGTGGCTCGAGTATTTTCTCCTGAAGATGGTAGATCTCTTGGACTGCAAGGTATGATAAATCTCATGATCGAAGAGTGTGACTTTTTGCCGCCATTGAATGTTGAAAAAAGTGTGGCAGAGCTCTCTGGAGGAAACCATCAGGCCATCGCCCGGTTCATCACCTATGTGGAGAACACTCCGAAGGAAGAGCGTGAAGCTGTAGCCGCTTTTGAAACCGCTGTCAAAAACACAGTAGATAAAAAAGTTCCTGTTCTCGGAATCACAGGGACAGGAGGAGCGGGTAAAAGCTCACTGACTGATGAGCTAATCAGAAGATTTATCAATGAGATTCCGGATAAGAAGATTGCTATTTTGTCAGTCGACCCTACCAAAAAGAAAACGGGAGGAGCACTTCTAGGAGATCGAATCCGTATGAATGCGATTTTTAATCCGCGTGTTTATATGAGATCGATGGCGACAAGGGACGCGAGCTCAGAGCTCTCTAAATCAATCGAAGAAGCGATCCAAGTGGTAAAAGCAGCAGGTTTTGATTTTATTATCGTAGAAACGAGCGGAATCGGTCAGGGCGATGCAGCCATTACGGATGTAACAGACTTGTCCATGTACGTGATGACGGCTGAATTCGGTGCTCCATCTCAATTAGAAAAAATCGACATGATTGATTTTGCTGATTTTATTGTCATTAATAAGTTTGAGCAAAAAGGTTCTGAGGACGCGATGAACCAGGTCCGCAAGCAGTATCAGCGCAGTCACATGCTCTTCCATGACGATGCTTCGAAATTCCCTGTTTTCGGTACAATCGCCAGTCAATTTAATGATCCAGGTACAAACACGCTTTTCGCTGCCATTGTTGATCAGTTGAATGAAAGATATTCTTGGCAGGATCAAACATCACTTGAGCGTGTCGATAAAGTAGAAAAACAGAATGTCATTATCCCAAATGAACGGAAGCAATACTTGCGTGATATCTCTCTTGCCGTTCGAAATTATCATAAAAAGACAGAAGATCAAGCAGAAAAAGCTCGCAAACTTTACCAATTGAAAGGTACGTTGGAAGAGTTGACAGATGAAGAGACGAAGGCGAGTATTGAGCGCTTGATTGAGGATTACGAGAAGTCCATTGACCGTGAGGCAAAAGAGAAATTAGAGGATTGGGATGGATTGCACGAACGTTACAGTGGGGACACGTACACGTTTAAAGTGCGGAATAAGGAAATTACGATGGATCTCACGACAGAAAGTCTATCAGGTTTGAAAATTCCTAAAGTCGCTTTGCCTAACTACTCAGATTGGGGAGACCGTTTGACATGGCTGCTTCGTGAAAATGTTCCAGGCGCTTTTCCTTTTACAGCTGGAGTTTTTCCATTTAAGCGAAAAGGAGAAGATCCAAAGCGTCAGTTCGCTGGAGAAGGTACACCGGAACGTACCAACCGACGCTTCCACTATCTTTCAGAAGGTGACGATGCTAAACGTTTGAGTACGGCCTTTGACTCCGTAACCTTATACGGGGAAGACCCAGATGAGCGCCCGGATATTTACGGAAAAGTTGGCGAGAGCGGTGTGAACATTTGTACGTTGGAAGATATGAAGAAATTGTATGACGGTTTTGACCTTGTTGATCCAACGACATCGGTTTCAATGACGATCAATGGTCCGGCACCAATCATTCTGGCGATGTTCTTCAATACAGCGATCGACCAGCAAATGAATAAATTCCGCGAAGAAAATGGCCGTGAGCCTAACGAAGAAGAAGCGGCTCAAATTAAAGCGGAAACGATCCACGTTGTCCGCGGAACTGTCCAGGCGGATATCTTGAAAGAAGACCAGGGGCAGAACACATGTATTTTCTCAACGGAATTCGCGTTAAGGATGATGGGTGATATCCAACAGTATTTTATTGATCATCAAGTGCGTAATTATTATTCCGTATCTATTTCTGGCTATCACATTGCAGAAGCTGGAGCAAATCCAATTTCACAACTTGCATTCACACTTGCGAACGGCTTTACCTATGTCGAGTATTATTTAAGTCGCGGTATGGATATCAATAAATTTGCACCGAACCTTTCGTTCTTCTTCTCAAACGGCCTTGATCCAGAATATACAGTCATGGGTCGCGTGGCCAGAAGAATCTGGGCGATTGTCATGAAAGAAAAATACGGAGCGAACGAGCGAAGCCAGAAGTTGAAATACCATATTCAAACCTCCGGCCGATCCTTACACGCTCAGGAGATTGACTTTAACGATATTCGTACAACGTTGCAAGCGTTAATTGCGATTCAGGATAATTGTAATTCCTTGCACACGAACTCATATGATGAAGCAATCACGACACCGACCGAAGAGTCTGTCCGTCGTGCAATGGCGATCCAAATGATCATCAGTAAGGAATTCGGATTGACGAAAAACGAGAACTCCCTGCAAGGTTCCTATATCATTCGTGAACTGACAGACCTCGTAGAGGAAGCCGTTTTACAAGAATTCGAACGCATTAATGATCGCGGCGGGGTTCTTGGAGCAATGGAACGTCAATATCAAAGAGGCAAAATACAAGAAGAATCCCTCTATTATGAAGGGAAAAAACACTCTGGAGAGCTTCCGATTGTTGGCGTGAACACCTATTTGAATCCGAACCCGCCATCTGAAGAGCAAATCGACTCTATGGAATTAGCAAGAGCTTCTAAAGAAGAAAAAGAGCACCAGATCGCCGAGCTTAGAAACTTCCAGGAAGCACACGAAGATCACGCAGAGGAAGCCTTAGAGCGTTTGAAGCAAGTAGCGAGCGGAGGCGGAAACATTTTTGAAGAATTAATGGAAACCGTTAAAGTCGCAAGCCTCGGCCAAATCACAAACGCCCTCTACCAGGTTGGAGGACAATATAGAAGGAATATGTAA
- the rpoE gene encoding DNA-directed RNA polymerase subunit delta, translating to MSLKELSQEQIDEISMIDLATIILEEEKEAIDFNEIFNRIASMKGFSEKQKEEYIAQFYTDMNIDGMFMTIGTNKWGLKHWYPVEQMEEEIANLPQKRKKKKKKKKPSKLLEDELGVSEYDADDDDLEEDLDLTDEDLDLDDDEDDFEGDYEDDDLDEEEEEIVEDDISFIGDDEENEE from the coding sequence GTGAGCTTAAAAGAACTGAGCCAAGAGCAAATTGATGAAATTTCTATGATTGACCTTGCAACGATCATTTTAGAAGAAGAGAAAGAAGCGATTGATTTCAATGAAATCTTCAACCGAATTGCTTCTATGAAAGGTTTCAGTGAGAAGCAGAAAGAAGAGTACATTGCGCAATTTTACACTGACATGAACATCGATGGCATGTTCATGACGATCGGGACAAATAAATGGGGGCTTAAGCACTGGTACCCTGTAGAACAAATGGAAGAAGAAATTGCCAACCTTCCACAGAAACGTAAGAAGAAAAAGAAGAAGAAGAAACCTTCCAAGCTTCTTGAAGATGAACTTGGAGTTTCAGAATACGATGCTGATGACGATGATCTGGAAGAGGATCTTGATCTTACAGATGAAGATTTAGACCTGGATGATGATGAAGATGATTTTGAAGGTGACTATGAAGATGATGACCTCGACGAAGAGGAAGAAGAAATCGTAGAGGATGACATCAGCTTTATTGGAGACGACGAAGAGAACGAAGAATAA
- a CDS encoding CTP synthase yields MRERGIIVATKYIFVTGGVVSSLGKGITAASLGRLLKNRGLKVTIQKFDPYINVDPGTMSPYQHGEVFVTEDGAETDLDLGHYERFIDINLNKFSNVTTGKVYSNVIKKERRGDYLGGTVQVIPHITNEIKDRVFRAGHETNADVVITEIGGTVGDIESLPFLEAIRQIKSDIGREHVMYIHCTLVPYLQAAGEMKTKPTQHSVKELRSLGIQPDVIVLRTEMEISEDMKEKIALFCDINKESVIEARDADTLYNVPITLQDQKLDQITCDHFGLDCPPADMTEWNKLIDQVKNLQEQATIALVGKYVELPDAYISVVEALKHAGYSYNADIDVKWVNSENVTRSNVAEMLQGVDGILVPGGFGDRGIEGKIEAIRYAREEQVPFLGICLGMQLATVEFARNVLNLSGAHSAEIDPTTPHPIIDLLPEQKEISDLGGTLRLGIYPSRLKEDTRAMEAYGEEVIYERHRHRFEFNNHYREQMEAAGFKFSGTSPDGRLVEIIEVEDHPWFVASQFHPEFKSRPTRPQELFHGFIGAAMKQQY; encoded by the coding sequence ATGAGAGAAAGAGGGATCATCGTGGCAACAAAATATATCTTTGTAACAGGTGGTGTTGTATCTTCCTTAGGAAAAGGAATTACAGCGGCATCTTTAGGACGGTTATTGAAAAATAGAGGACTGAAAGTAACCATTCAGAAATTCGACCCATACATCAACGTCGATCCGGGAACGATGAGTCCTTACCAGCACGGAGAGGTTTTTGTAACGGAAGATGGGGCGGAAACGGACCTTGATTTAGGTCACTATGAGCGTTTCATCGATATCAACCTGAATAAATTCAGTAACGTGACAACAGGAAAAGTTTACTCCAATGTCATTAAAAAAGAACGTCGCGGTGATTATCTAGGCGGGACTGTTCAGGTTATCCCACATATCACCAATGAAATTAAAGATCGTGTTTTCCGTGCAGGGCATGAGACAAATGCGGATGTGGTCATTACAGAAATCGGCGGAACTGTAGGCGATATAGAATCTCTTCCATTCCTTGAGGCGATTCGTCAGATCAAGAGTGACATCGGCCGTGAGCATGTGATGTATATTCACTGTACACTTGTGCCTTACTTGCAAGCTGCAGGAGAAATGAAAACAAAACCGACTCAGCACAGTGTAAAAGAGCTGCGCTCTCTTGGTATTCAGCCTGATGTCATCGTCTTGCGTACAGAAATGGAAATATCTGAAGACATGAAAGAAAAGATTGCCCTTTTCTGCGACATTAATAAAGAATCTGTCATTGAAGCTCGTGATGCGGATACCCTTTATAACGTACCCATTACATTGCAAGATCAAAAACTGGACCAGATCACATGTGATCACTTCGGTTTGGATTGTCCGCCTGCTGATATGACCGAATGGAATAAACTAATTGATCAAGTGAAGAACTTGCAAGAGCAAGCGACAATCGCTCTTGTTGGTAAATATGTTGAGCTTCCGGATGCTTACATTTCCGTTGTAGAAGCATTGAAACATGCTGGGTACAGCTACAACGCAGATATTGATGTAAAATGGGTGAACTCTGAAAACGTCACGCGCAGCAATGTAGCTGAAATGCTTCAAGGCGTTGATGGTATCCTTGTTCCAGGTGGATTTGGAGATCGAGGAATCGAAGGTAAGATTGAAGCGATTCGTTATGCCCGTGAAGAACAAGTGCCTTTCTTAGGGATTTGCCTTGGTATGCAGCTGGCTACAGTTGAATTTGCGCGTAACGTCTTGAACCTTAGCGGAGCTCATTCTGCAGAAATTGATCCAACGACCCCTCATCCAATCATTGACCTGCTGCCTGAGCAAAAAGAAATTTCTGATCTAGGAGGAACTCTAAGATTAGGGATATATCCTTCTCGTCTGAAAGAAGATACAAGAGCGATGGAAGCCTACGGTGAAGAAGTGATCTATGAACGTCACCGTCATCGTTTTGAGTTCAACAATCATTACCGTGAGCAAATGGAAGCAGCAGGCTTTAAGTTCTCTGGAACAAGTCCTGATGGGCGTCTAGTTGAAATCATTGAAGTGGAAGATCACCCTTGGTTTGTTGCGAGTCAGTTCCACCCTGAATTTAAATCTCGTCCAACTCGTCCACAAGAGTTGTTCCATGGCTTTATCGGAGCAGCAATGAAGCAGCAATATTAA
- a CDS encoding response regulator, translating into MASKILIVDDQAGIRLLLEEILKSEGYETVSAKTGKQALEIMEKQDLDLVIMDYNLPVMHGKDVLHELDDRDYQSPILIITGLSKSQIEKEVNYSFVREVIPKPFDIHKMKDLVQGSLAHSH; encoded by the coding sequence ATGGCAAGTAAAATTCTCATCGTTGACGATCAAGCCGGGATACGACTTTTATTAGAAGAGATACTTAAAAGTGAGGGGTATGAAACCGTCTCCGCTAAAACAGGCAAGCAGGCCCTTGAGATAATGGAAAAACAAGACTTAGATCTTGTAATCATGGATTATAATCTGCCGGTTATGCACGGGAAGGACGTTCTCCATGAACTGGATGATAGAGATTATCAGTCTCCTATTCTTATTATTACAGGGTTATCCAAGTCCCAAATTGAAAAGGAAGTGAATTACTCATTCGTTCGTGAGGTTATTCCTAAGCCCTTTGATATCCATAAAATGAAAGATTTGGTACAAGGATCGCTCGCTCACAGCCACTAG